CGACAGCCTGCATGGAATGCCCCATGATGTATTCTGGCTTGGTGTTCGATTCCGATTGCTGATGCAGGAGCTTTACGGCCGGCATTTTCTTGCCGCGCTTGGGGGCCTTGATGCCATCCCCGACCAGGACCAGCCGGCCATTGACCCGCACGGGGCTTGGGAACAGCTGCAGCGCAGCTTGCGCCCACAAGGCCGAAAGCCGGTCAAGTTTGATGCCACTGCTGTGAAAGTGCGCGAGCAGCTTGGTGTAGAGCCTGGGTCGTAGGTTCAATGCTCGCACAATGCTGGTGACACCCAGCAATTCCAGGCGCACCGTCAAGCCGGCCACGGCGGTGACGAACCACAGGAAGGTGC
This genomic interval from Candidatus Saccharimonadia bacterium contains the following:
- a CDS encoding IS4 family transposase, with translation MDTTMSDRALPQSLWAIWWNAILLLRPAFSRLRTFLWFVTAVAGLTVRLELLGVTSIVRALNLRPRLYTKLLAHFHSSGIKLDRLSALWAQAALQLFPSPVRVNGRLVLVGDGIKAPKRGKKMPAVKLLHQQSESNTKPEYIMGHSMQAVGLLVHAAKSVFSVPLAVRIHEGLVWSNRDKRTLLDKMLGLL